The genomic window TACCTACACAATTCGGAGAAAAGGTGGTACTCCGTATCCTGGATAAAAGCCACTTGCAGCTTGAATTGACAAAGCTTGGATTCGAAGGGGATTTGTTAACAACATTCAGAGAAGGGATTCATAACCCATATGGGATGATTTTGGTAACCGGACCTACCGGAAGTGGTAAAACCACGTCGCTTTATGCTGCTCTTAATGAACTGAATACTCAGGAAGTAAACATCACTACTATTGAAGACCCCATTGAATACAACCTGGAAGGAATTAACCAAACACAGGTTCACGAAGAGATTGGTCTTACTTTCGCACATGTACTAAGATCCATCCTGAGGCAAGATCCAAACATTGTAATGGTAGGAGAGATACGGGATAAAGAAACTGCAGAGATAGCCATTCGGGCAGCATTGACTGGCCACCTGGTATTTTCCACATTACATACAAATGATGCAGCCTCGGCCATCACCCGCTTGACAGATATGGGGATTGAACCTTTTTTGGTTACTTCGTCAGTTAAACAAGTACTTGCCCAACGATTAGTTCGTCGAATATGTGAAGATTGTAAATCAGAATATGAACCAGAAGTAAGTAAACTTAAAGAGCTGAGACTTCCAACTAAGGATCAAACTTACTATCAAGGCAAAGGCTGTGAAAAGTGCAATCAGACAGGGTATAAAGGAAGAATTGCACTTATTGAGATTCTTCCAATTTCAGATGCGCTATCTCAGGTTATCAATTCAAATAGCAGTGCCATGGACATAAAAGAGCAGGCAAAAAAAGAGGGAATGATAAGCTTAAGGGAGACAGGAACTAGACTCATCTTGGAGGGAATAACAACAGTATCAGAAGTATATAAAGAAACGGTTCTTTAGCCCTGGCTTACGCGCAAGAATGAAAAACTTTATGAGCTACTTTTGATCCGCCGTTTCAAATTTGAGAATCAAAATTTGGTTTTTCAATACTGAGAACCGGGAAAATCGACATGAGAATAAATTATTGTTACCGACTTGGGAGTTTGATTCAAAATGGTTAGTCTTTTGGCAGAACAAAAAATCAAGAAGAAAGAGTAGCCTTCAAGTTTTAGCGGATATTGTGTAGTCTGGAAAACCGTGGTTAAGAAAAGGGCATCTGATACTAAACGTCTGTTCGGTTAAGAAATACTCTTCTATAGGTTATTTAGCAATCAAAAAAATCAAAGGATATGAAACGATCTTTTTACGGGTTAATTATAGCCCTCCTCGGAATAACTACACTCAAGACGAGCTCATTAAAGAATTACTAGAAAGAATAGAAAAATTAGAAAAGGAGAAATGAGATGAAGCGAGTAATCTTTGGGATAATTATAGCCCTCTTAGGAATAACTACATCTGTTAATGCGCAATGGACTACTTCAGGAAGCAATATCTATTATAATGCTGGAAGTGTTAGCATTGGAACCGCCAGCACCAATGGTACATTTTATGTGTCAGGTACAATTAGGTCTACAGGGTTATTAGGTAACCTGAACCAGGCGAGCGATATTGGTCAACAACTTGAACTTGGTACAACCGCACTAAGTACACTCAGATTTGATTCAGATGAGTGGAGATTATACGCCGGAGGGGTAGGAGCTAGTGGAGAGATATTTAGAATTTCCGAGACGGGTCAGGCCACTTTTAGCGGAAATATAGATTTAGGAACGAATGAAATTCAGTTTTTGAGCGCTAGCGGTGGCAATAACAGGATATATAGTGTGGGAGGTTCGGTTTTTGGAACATGGACATTTAAATCGCGATTTGACGATATGGTATTTAGTTCCGGTGAAAATGATTCCAATAGGAGGCATATAATCTTTCAAACGGGTGATACGGAAAGAATGAGAATTGATAAGAGTACTGGTAATATAGGTATAGGTACTACAACTCCTGCTTCTAAACTCGATGTGGATGGAGGAGATGTGTACATAGGAAGCGAAGTAGCGGCCAATGGAACAAGAAGGCAATTAAGAATCTATGGATACGACAATAATGAGAGGTTCTATGGTACCATGCATTCCAATTATGATGACCTAAGGAGAACCTTTGATATCAGTACTAGTGATGCTACCCAACAATTAAAGCTTGATGCTTCTGCACATGATGATGGAAAGATTACTCTAATGCCAGGAACCAATGTAGGAGTGGGTATAGGTACTTTAACAATGGGTTCGCACAAGCTGGCAGTAGAAGGTTCGATTGGAGCAAGAGAAGTAATTGTAGAAGCAACCGGCTGGCCTGATTATGTATTCCATGCCGATTACGAACTCAGCACACTGGCAGAAATTGAAGCCTACATCAAAGCCAAGGGCCATTTACCGGAAGTACCCTCTGCCAAACAAGTAGAAGAAGAAGGACAACACCTGGGAGAAATGCAGCAACTCCTGCTCAAAAAAATTGAAGAGTTGACACTATACACAATTAATCAGGAGAAGGTGATAAGTACTCAACAAGAGCTATTGAACAAGCAACAAGAGCTCATTAAAGAAATCACTTTAAGGCTAGAACAACTAGAAACTCAAAACTAGAGACCATCATGAAAACCTTTATAGCTACTTTTTTGATTCTAATTATTAGTACGGGGTTGGGTTATGCACAAAGTAACTCACTACTAATTTCAAGCGACAGCACCTTTTCGACTCCCGGTACTGGAAATACGGTCGGACAGATTTTGATGAACTCCTATCCCAGTAATCGAACACTCCAAATTCTTCCTCAAAGAACAGGCGATGGAGACTTACTCAATGGATATGTGTTTGATGTTTCCTATACCAATTCAGGTGCTACCAATGGTTTTCTGTTTCGTACCGGTTCTAACAATAGAATGATTATCAATGAAAGTGGGAATGTTGGGATCGGTCTAACGAATCCTATGAGAGAACTAGATATAGATGGAAGTATAGAACTTAGTGGAAGTATTTATGGAAAAACTACAGACTATACCTATTACACAATTGCAAACGGAGGAAACTATAACCACGCGTTCTATACGCGAACAAACACAGGAGCTTCTTCGGAAAGATTCAGAATAGAAGGAGGAGCAATTATAGATGATATTCTAATTTCGAATAGTAATTTCAATGTGAATTCTGGACAACTATATGTTGAACAGTCTACTGGAAAAGTTGGAATTGGTATTACTAACCCATACTCTGATTTGCAAGTGGATGGAAGCTTCGGGGTAGGCAAATTCAGTACTTCCAATACCTCTGGTTTTATGATTAACTATGTTGATGGCGGATCTGGAACCACCACTTTTAAGCAAAATCGATGGGGAGCTCATTATTATTTCAAAAGGAATAGTTCTTCAGGCGAAGAAACACAGTTTTATTTAGGGTCAAATGGAGGGGCTGGGAATCGAATGGATATTTACAACGCCGATGACGAAGTAAAAGTAAGATTACATTCCACTAGTGATTCCTATTTTACGGGTGGGGAAGTTGGGATTGGAACAACAAATCCATCGAGATTATTACATGTTAATGGCTCAACTACGGATGTTGTTTCTGCCTTTGAAAGCACAGATAGCGGAACACAAATTGCTCTAACCGATAACTCGGGCTCCTTACGGTTAGGAACATTGAGCAATGGAGGATTTGCTTTAAGCGTGGGCGGAGATGCAAGTTCAACTACAGGGGAAAATGTTACTGAAGCGATGAGAGTTACATCTGCTGGGGATATTGGAATAGGTACAACTACCCCAGGCAACAAACTCGAAGTAAACGGTTCTATACGCTCTAAAGAAGTAATTGTAGAAGCAACCGGCTGGCCTGATTATGTATTCCATGCCGATTACGAACTCAGCACACTGGCAGAAATTGAAGCCTACATCAAAGCCAAGGGCCATTTACCGGAAATACCTTCAGCCGAAGAAGTAGAAGAAGAAGGCCAACTCCTGGGAGAAATGCAGCAGCTTCTACTCAAGAAAATTGAGGAAATGACGCTCCATCTCATTGTTCAGGAAAAGGCGATCGACAAAGGACAAAAGACGGAGGAAAAGTTGATCCGGAAATTAGCAGAGCAGGAAGCAATAAATAACCATCTACAAGTAACAATTAACGAGCTCATCAAAAGAATAGAACGCCTGGAACAAGGCAATGAAGAGTAAAACATAGAATCCATCACCAATAACTATACCTTATGTCGAATAGTAATCCATCCAGTACGAATAGCTCACTTTTATATGGGGTGCTTGTTATAGCATTAATCGCGCTGGGATTAAGTGTATACCAGTTCATCACCCCCAAGCAAATTGCTTTTGTTGAAAGTAATGTGCTATTGGCGGAGTACTCCGAATCAAAGGAAGCCAGGGAAGAACTCAATACCAGAATTGAAGAGTGGCAAGCCAATGTAACCACCCTAAATAATGAACTGGAAGCATTAAACACAGAGCTGGTGGAACAGGCAGAAGGATGGAGCCAATCCCAACGAGATACCCATCTTCAAACCATGCAGCAAAAGCAACAGGAACTAGGGCGATATAGTCAGGCCGTGAACCAGCGAGCTGCCGAACTGGAAGCCGAACTTATGGATCCGGTATATGCCACCATCAACAACCGGGTAGAAGCTTTTGCCAAAGAATATGGCTACTCCTTGGTTTTTGGTACGGTACAGGGAGGAAATATCCTCTATGGAGCGGAAACGGTAAATGCTACCTGGGACTTTATCAACTACCTGGAAGGAGATGAGTAAACGTAAGCTCACATATCTTCCTTTCGCTCTCGTTGCTTTTGCTTTACTACTTGTACAATGCAAAAACTATGAAGTAGATAGCCTGGAGGAGCTACAGCAGCTTGTTTCCAATCCTCCCCCTGAGCTCAGTAAACAGGTAAGCCAGGGTGATTTTACCTTCCAGATCGATTATTTACCGTCCGAATTCCTACTACTCCGGGAGTATGAATACCTGGAAGAATTGAAAGAGCGAGAGGCCAATGAAGAAGCTATCAGCCGGCAGCTGGGTTACCTGGAGCAATACCGAAAAGGGTATGAGTCGGTGCACCAGTTTAAACTGACTATTACTCCCAATGATGATACCGACTTAATCTACGCCAAAATGGGGCAGGGTTTTAACAGTTATAGCCAGTGGCTCCAAAAACTGCTTTTTGGCATCAAGGACGAGATTAACCTCCAATTGCCAGATGGCACCGAAATACCTGTGGTCGATTACCGAATGGATCGAAATTATGGAACATCCCCTTCACGAACCTTTTTACTCACCTTCCCAAAAGAATGGAATGGGGAGCAACTTATGAAGCAGGATTATCTGCTCCTGGAAATCAACGAATTTGGGTTAGGAACCGGAAAAGTACAGGCGAAATTCTCTATGCCTTTTCCAACCATTATTTATACCAATCAAAGTCTGGAACACAACAACTCTTAGTCAATCATGAGAATGAGAACCAAGCATCCAATACCAACCATACACACCATCATGAAGAACTCAGTCAAGATCACAATGCTGCTATGTGCAGTAACTCTATTCATAGGAACTAGCAATACCTGGGCACAAGGACCGGTACAACCCGAAGCCATGCAGTTTGAGCCAGTGGATGTAACCGATGTGGTAAACCTGGCTACTGGGGATTTTGTGTATACCATACCGCTCATGGAAGTCCCGGGACCAGAGGGTGGCTACCCAATTGTGCTTAGTTACCACTCCGGTATTGGCCCCAACCAACCTGCAACCTGGGTGGGACTGGGATGGACCTTAAATCCAGGAGCAATTAACAGAACTATTAGTGGATACCCGGATGACTATGATGGGGATATAGTTAAAACTACCTATAAATCTGACAAAAGAAGCGGTTGGGGAGTTTCAATAGGAGCTGGTTTCGGAAGTTATGGATTGAACATGGAGTATGATACTCATAGAGGTTTTGGAGGAACGGTAAGTTTGGGAATAAAATCAGGTGGGCCTGGATCTGAAACTGGATTAGGAGTCGAATTTGGTTATCACCAAAAAGAAAAGTTTAGTCTCAATGGGTATGCAAGTGTTGCTGGAAAATCTAGAATTTCTATTGGCACAGAAGGTGCAAGTTTTAGTGCTAATAACCTGCCTTTTTCTCCAAGAATAAGTTCAAATGGAGATAATGTTAACCTTTCACTCCAGGCAGGAAGTATTGGAATGTCTCTTAACTCAAATCAGAAAGGCGCTAATTTTGGGATTGCAGGAAGTGGTTTTTCTACTTCTACCACTGCAGGAGGTGGAACATATAACTCATTTAGTTTTTTTCTCCCCATCCCAACACCCTATGGGTTTACGCTAAATTTAGGATACTCAGAATGGGAGTGGTATCTGGATGAATTAGATGTAGAACCTAGTTATGGGTTTTTAAATAAAACTGAGGGGCAAAAGAATGAAAGAATTGCCTCAGGTAAATATCTTTTTCCAGCAAACGATGTATTTAGTGTAGCTTCTCAAGGCTTCTCGGGGATGTTTCAATCTTTTGACCATCGTGCCTTTATCATGGAAGATCATGATGAAAGAGAGAAAAAAGGTGAACTTCATTTTTCTAAAACGATTAATTCAATTCCATACGATTTTAACGGAGTTGATCAGGTAGGATATAGGTTTTTGAATGATCAAGGCTTTAATTTTATAAATAAAAGTGCAGATGCAAGCTGGGGAGAAAATTTAAATTCTTTTGATAACGAAAGAGTTCAGTCTAGTATCATTATTTCGGAAGAGTCATCTAGTGGTAGATTAGAAGGTTTTTCGGTAATAAAAAGTGATGGTAGTACTTATGTATATGAAGAAAGTATAAATAACTACTTCCAGTATTCTGAGGTAGAAGTCAATGATGATGGAAGTATCTTAAAGAACACGAATTCACTTAATTCAACTTTCGGTACTTCCTGGTTATTGACATCAGTAGAAGGGAGTGACTATGTAGATCGACCACCATCTGGTTACGGCCCTGAGGATTGGGGGTATTGGGTTAAGTTTAATTATACCCAGGATGACAATGCAGAAGTTTGGCGCGCTCCCTTTCAAGGCACTGCTCCTACAGAAGATCCATCTGCCAAGACTTTTAGTGCTGGTATAAGAGATGTTAAGTATCTGTCATCTGTTGAGACAAAGACCCATATAGCATCCTTTACACCTGCACAGAAAAAGAAAACGTCGCCAACTCAAAGCCTTAATTTTGTGAATTATCCTCAAGGTGTAATTGGTAGTGAAGCAGGGGTGTATGATTTTAGAGGCGATTTTTCATGGGTTGAAGATTATTTGAATCCTGGAGATCCGTTTGTAACTGTCCGCAGATATGCAGTTGGTTGTAGTGCTGGCCAGGTTTGTGAACCGGATTACGATAATCCTACAAACGAAACCACAATTTCTTATAACACAGGGATAGTTGATTATGATCCAGCTAAAGATGTTACTGAAATAGATGGTGGTACTGGTTTGACAACTTCTTATTCATGTCTATCAGTACCAAATTCAAATCCTCCTCAAGTACTTTGTGTTTTTTCTATTGCTTACCTGGAAATGGATCAAATCATGAATGCCCAGAAGAATTATCAAAAAAGCCTTTCCTCAATTTCATTAAAAGAAAAAATATCAAACGAAGTAATTCAATCTATTTCATTTGAATATGATTATTCTCTCAGACCTAATACCAATGGTTCTACTGCAAATGTAAGTGACGGAGCAGATGAAGGTAGTCTAACCCTTAAAGCGATATATTTTAAAGGAAGAAATAGCACATTGGCTTTTCCTCCATATAGATTTCAATATGCAAATAATGATGCTCCTTTTTCAGGGATGAATCCGGGTTATCATATTGAAGACATAGATAGATGGGGAGTTTACAGAGATCCAGATTATGACAATACTCTTACTCCTCAAGACAGAGCGAATTATATAAGGGAAACACCACAAAATAAAAACAGAGCTGATAAATCAGCAGCGTGGAGTCTTACTAGTATAACTACCCCAAATGGAGCCAATATAGGGATCGAATATGAAAGCGATGACTATTTCTATCTGAATAATGAGCAAGAAGTAAGTGCATCCGAATTAGTTGACCTTAACAAAGCCGATGCATCAGGGAATTTCCTTTTTATTAGCACTCCTAGTTCTCCATTATTGAATATGGAGTTGGGTGATAAGCTGATACTTATTGAAAAGAGGGTAACAGTTTATAGTGAAGTTGGGGATCCAAGTAATAATACTATTATAAGTCAGGGAATTATAGATGATGTTTTTACCTATATAGATATCATCCCTGCCCTTCCAAGCTATGAATTTGATAAAGATATTTCTACCTACGTAAAAGAGGATAGCTATACAAATGGAGATGGGACAGCTTTTGATAAGTATGATCAGATATATACTTATAAGTTGGGTATCCTTAAAAATCAGGTATATGGGGGAGGAAGTCGTGTCAAATCTATTACTTCAAAAGATGGTACTAACTTCCAAAAAACTCTTTATTTATATAAAAATGGAAATATTTCAAGTGGGGTTATAGCATCTCTACCTAGAACTGCATTACATCAAAAACACGGGTTATTTGAAACTGATATTTCAGCTACTTCATTAAACTACGGAATTGTATCAACTGGAACGGCTTTCGATAAAAAGTATGATTCATACCATATGAATGGAGAGTACTCCTATGGTAGACCTTCCCCAGGTGTGCTTTATTCAAATGTAGTAGTAATGAATGTGGATGAATTTGACAATCCCATTAATGGTTATACCGAATTTGAATTCTATACTGCAAAAGATCATCAGTACACTGTTGAAATAACCAATGAGTTTGATTCAGATGATAGAATATTGTCTATAAAAGACTATTCTGGTATCTATGGAAAGCCTAAGGCAACTACATTCTATGAACAGATAAATGATGCTCCTTCGGATGCCATTTTTAGACCTATAGGCAGAACAGAATATCACTATCAATTTAGTGACAAGCTAACAGAGTCAGCAAATGTACTAGGCGAGAATTTTGTGGCAGATAACGATTTGAGTAAGCCTCTCGGAAGTACACAGCAAAAATATATTTCATATCACGAGACTACGAATGGTAACTGGGAAACAACAAGAATAGAGAGAATCAATTACAATGTATTCGAATTCGCTCAAACAGTGGAAGAATTTGAATATGAAAACGATACTGACATAGTAGAGTCAAATAAACTGGTTAAAAAGACCAGAATTATAGGATTTGATAAACATACGGGTCAGGCATTAGTAAATGTAACTCAAAGTGAGGAAGCGGGAGAGCTTCTAATAGATCAAACTACTCCGGCTTGGTGGAAGTATTCGGGGATGAAAACCGAGAATATGCTTTCTCAAAGTTTTGAAAGCAAAACGTTCAGAACAGATGAAGCATCACTTAGTTATTCTATTGCTGATATAAATGATGTTGAGATATTGAAGCAATATCCTTTTCCAAATGAAGATGTTATTGCAAGTTCTGTAAATACCTGGTCTCAATGGGGTGATGAGAATGTCTGGAGAAAGAATGACAGCTATCAATATGTTACTGGGTTTGCTTATCTCCCTTTTCCTGCTACGGATCTTGGATATAGCCAATCTGATTACGTCTTTGCTACTTCTTCTAAACCCTGGGAGATGACATCCAATATTAATCAGTATGATAACTTTGGCAATGTAATAGAGTCTTCTAATAAAGACGGAACTTTCAACTCGGTTATATACGATGATGGTAATAATAGTCTTGTAAAAGCCGTAGCAACAAACGCCAAGTTTTCTGAGGTTATTTATTTAGATTTTGAAGACGAGAGTAACTCTGCTGGTAGGACTGGCGAATCAGCTAAATTCTTTAATGGAAGTCTTAATATAGCCCAAGCTCCACCAACTCCTTCATTTGGTGGTAATTATAAAGCTTATCTTTGGTTGTATACCACCGCTGTTACAACAATTAATGGCAAGACCATACCCGCCGAAAGTCCAGCTCGATGGAGGTTAATCAAGGAAAGTCTTAATCCCGGGGGGGCAATTAATGTAAACGGAAATGGGTATATAGATGATATTACTATTATTCCTGAGTATGCTTCCATAAGCTATTTCTCCTACGATCCTGTTACCTGGAAAGTAAAAACAATGACAAGCCCCAATCATAGAACTACTTTTTATGAATATGATGATGTCGGTAGATTAAAACTTACAAGAGATTTCGAGAACAATATCTTGTCTAAAAATGAGTATGGATACTCAGGAGAATTTTACATAGCTGTTTCTCCGGATAATCCTACGGTTTCTAGTCCGGTAACATTTACAGTTAAAAATACCATTGACGATTCAGATGCTTCATTGTCAGAATATATCTGGAGTTTTGGAGATGGTGATGGTGCTCAAAGTACAGGTAGCAATTCAGTTACCCATACTTATAATGATGCGCAAAACTTTACGGTTAGTTTAGCTTTAAAAAACTCAGATGATATTAGTAGGAAGTTAATTCATGAGGTTTCTATCGGGGTCCCTATAAATATTACATTTGATGAACCTAGCATCATGGACTGCAAAACTCCGGATGATATTGTATTACCAGTTCCAAAACTTGCAGATCCGCCTGCTCCTAATGTTGTATGTGACGTTTCACTTGAGGCTTTTACTTCAAATACGCTTGGAGCGATTACTTATGAGTGGAGTAGATATGATGAAACGAATGATGAATGGAATGTTATAAGTGGTGCTAATTCTAGTTTACTTGAACTAAGTGAAGAGCCAATAGGAAGTGTGACTGTAAGACTAAAAGTTACTGATACAACTAATTCAACATCAGAGAGAACAACAACTATTTTTGTGGGGGAACTATAATGAAAATTTTCAAAGAAATAACCGTCACTTCATTTAGTTTTGTTTTTTTATTTTTGCTATCAGTGAATAC from Balneola sp. includes these protein-coding regions:
- a CDS encoding type II/IV secretion system protein, with the protein product MEIALSGSVIKQVDVIIQKAIDYGVSDIHIEPFEKSYRLRYRLDGVLQKVAELSISQKDALVSRVKIMAHLDIAEKRRPQDGRIKVRSGSGNDIDLRVSTLPTQFGEKVVLRILDKSHLQLELTKLGFEGDLLTTFREGIHNPYGMILVTGPTGSGKTTSLYAALNELNTQEVNITTIEDPIEYNLEGINQTQVHEEIGLTFAHVLRSILRQDPNIVMVGEIRDKETAEIAIRAALTGHLVFSTLHTNDAASAITRLTDMGIEPFLVTSSVKQVLAQRLVRRICEDCKSEYEPEVSKLKELRLPTKDQTYYQGKGCEKCNQTGYKGRIALIEILPISDALSQVINSNSSAMDIKEQAKKEGMISLRETGTRLILEGITTVSEVYKETVL
- a CDS encoding OmpH family outer membrane protein translates to MSNSNPSSTNSSLLYGVLVIALIALGLSVYQFITPKQIAFVESNVLLAEYSESKEAREELNTRIEEWQANVTTLNNELEALNTELVEQAEGWSQSQRDTHLQTMQQKQQELGRYSQAVNQRAAELEAELMDPVYATINNRVEAFAKEYGYSLVFGTVQGGNILYGAETVNATWDFINYLEGDE
- a CDS encoding PKD domain-containing protein; translated protein: MRMRTKHPIPTIHTIMKNSVKITMLLCAVTLFIGTSNTWAQGPVQPEAMQFEPVDVTDVVNLATGDFVYTIPLMEVPGPEGGYPIVLSYHSGIGPNQPATWVGLGWTLNPGAINRTISGYPDDYDGDIVKTTYKSDKRSGWGVSIGAGFGSYGLNMEYDTHRGFGGTVSLGIKSGGPGSETGLGVEFGYHQKEKFSLNGYASVAGKSRISIGTEGASFSANNLPFSPRISSNGDNVNLSLQAGSIGMSLNSNQKGANFGIAGSGFSTSTTAGGGTYNSFSFFLPIPTPYGFTLNLGYSEWEWYLDELDVEPSYGFLNKTEGQKNERIASGKYLFPANDVFSVASQGFSGMFQSFDHRAFIMEDHDEREKKGELHFSKTINSIPYDFNGVDQVGYRFLNDQGFNFINKSADASWGENLNSFDNERVQSSIIISEESSSGRLEGFSVIKSDGSTYVYEESINNYFQYSEVEVNDDGSILKNTNSLNSTFGTSWLLTSVEGSDYVDRPPSGYGPEDWGYWVKFNYTQDDNAEVWRAPFQGTAPTEDPSAKTFSAGIRDVKYLSSVETKTHIASFTPAQKKKTSPTQSLNFVNYPQGVIGSEAGVYDFRGDFSWVEDYLNPGDPFVTVRRYAVGCSAGQVCEPDYDNPTNETTISYNTGIVDYDPAKDVTEIDGGTGLTTSYSCLSVPNSNPPQVLCVFSIAYLEMDQIMNAQKNYQKSLSSISLKEKISNEVIQSISFEYDYSLRPNTNGSTANVSDGADEGSLTLKAIYFKGRNSTLAFPPYRFQYANNDAPFSGMNPGYHIEDIDRWGVYRDPDYDNTLTPQDRANYIRETPQNKNRADKSAAWSLTSITTPNGANIGIEYESDDYFYLNNEQEVSASELVDLNKADASGNFLFISTPSSPLLNMELGDKLILIEKRVTVYSEVGDPSNNTIISQGIIDDVFTYIDIIPALPSYEFDKDISTYVKEDSYTNGDGTAFDKYDQIYTYKLGILKNQVYGGGSRVKSITSKDGTNFQKTLYLYKNGNISSGVIASLPRTALHQKHGLFETDISATSLNYGIVSTGTAFDKKYDSYHMNGEYSYGRPSPGVLYSNVVVMNVDEFDNPINGYTEFEFYTAKDHQYTVEITNEFDSDDRILSIKDYSGIYGKPKATTFYEQINDAPSDAIFRPIGRTEYHYQFSDKLTESANVLGENFVADNDLSKPLGSTQQKYISYHETTNGNWETTRIERINYNVFEFAQTVEEFEYENDTDIVESNKLVKKTRIIGFDKHTGQALVNVTQSEEAGELLIDQTTPAWWKYSGMKTENMLSQSFESKTFRTDEASLSYSIADINDVEILKQYPFPNEDVIASSVNTWSQWGDENVWRKNDSYQYVTGFAYLPFPATDLGYSQSDYVFATSSKPWEMTSNINQYDNFGNVIESSNKDGTFNSVIYDDGNNSLVKAVATNAKFSEVIYLDFEDESNSAGRTGESAKFFNGSLNIAQAPPTPSFGGNYKAYLWLYTTAVTTINGKTIPAESPARWRLIKESLNPGGAINVNGNGYIDDITIIPEYASISYFSYDPVTWKVKTMTSPNHRTTFYEYDDVGRLKLTRDFENNILSKNEYGYSGEFYIAVSPDNPTVSSPVTFTVKNTIDDSDASLSEYIWSFGDGDGAQSTGSNSVTHTYNDAQNFTVSLALKNSDDISRKLIHEVSIGVPINITFDEPSIMDCKTPDDIVLPVPKLADPPAPNVVCDVSLEAFTSNTLGAITYEWSRYDETNDEWNVISGANSSLLELSEEPIGSVTVRLKVTDTTNSTSERTTTIFVGEL